ATCTTTCAATGGTGTTTGCAACAGCAAAGAAATTCTCAATAAGTACCTGATTTGTATCACCGGCAACATTGAGTATGAGGTCGTCCCCCGACTTGGTCAAACCAGTGGCGACATCATTAAAGCCGATACCATCAACAAAGCGGATAATATTGGTACCAGTAGTATCTATGACAGTGTCTTTGCCACTGTTAGCACCAATCAGATAGGTATCGTTTCCAGCGCCTCCATATAATTGGTCATCCCCCTCTTTACCATACAGAGTATCGTCGCCCTGCCCAGAGAGTAAAATATCAGCGGTACTATCACCTTCCATTGTATTGTTCAAACCATCTCCCAGAACTAGATTATTAGCTGGCGAACCAGTTGCGGTTGGTACTGCCAGCCCAAAGACATCGAACAATTGATCTGCGGTTAACTGGCCACCCGTTTCGAACTCCACTATTTCGATAGTATTGGCTAATGAGAAGAAATTACGAATAGTCACCTGATTACTACTACCGCCAATATGAAGTGTCAGATCGTCTCCAGATTTATAAAGACCGCTGGCCACATCATTGAAGGTAATGCCATCAACAAAGCGAATCCTATTTTGACCATCCACATCAACAATAATATCTTGACCGCTGGCAGCGCCAATGATGTACGTATCATTACCCACACCGCCTACTAGGCGGTCGTTACCGGCTAAGCCAGCTAAAGAATCACTTCCTTCTCCGCTGATTAAGACGTCATTTCCGGAGGTGCCGGTCAGATCATTATCTCCACTTAAATCAATACCAGTGCCACCGGAAGATCCTTCCTCCCCCTCTCCATTAGAGTTATCCCCACCCGAATTTCCACCTCCATTACCAGTGCCTGGAGAACCATCACCAGAAGGCAACGTGGTTAGTTGCGAGGCGATTGTAGAGGGTGTGAGCGTGAAGCCGCCATTCGGCTGCACCATTATCTCGTAGTCCCCACCGAGGAAATGGTTTTCTACCCGAACTTGTTGCTCAAAATCACCATCCACAAGCACAATCAAATCGTTACCATCTTGGTGATAACTAAGACGATCAGGAGCAACATCATTAAAGAACAAGACATCCTGGCCATCGCCATCGTCAAGGATAGTGTCTTTACCGTTACCGGAATAGTAGTAGTAGCGATCATTGCCATCACCACCTTCCAAACGGTCATCACCACCGTTACCCACTAGAATATCGTTACCACCTAGGCCTTGTATAAGGTCAGACCCTGAGGTACCTGATAACCACTCATCAGAGTCTGCTCCTATAATCACAGAGTCAAATTCACCATTACTTTGCCCCGCTGCAAGTTGGTTGATTTTGTCAGTAGCAATTTGGGAGTCGCCAGAAGGTTGTACCCAATCAATAGCGTATTCACCTCCTAAGAAGTGGTTTAAGACTCGGATTGCTTGCGATGATCCATCGTCAATCTGGATTAACAAATCATCGCCATCTTGGTTAAAAGTTATGCGATCTCTCGTTAAGGTACCACTGAACAAAATACCATTTACTCCACCGGCGCTAACATCCAGGGTATCGTGACCATGGTTATCTGAAACAACGATCATGTCATCGCCTGTACCTGCAATGAAATGGTCGTTACCCTCACCACCAGTTAGCTGGTCATCACCAGCACCGCCATCTAGCGTATCATTACCTGCGTCACCATTAATTAAGTCGCGGTCATTACCACCTTCTAGCTGATCATCACCAGCACCACCAGTTAATTTATCTTGTCCATCGCCGCCTTTTAGCGTGTCATTACCTTCCATACCTTGCAAGCTGTCGTTGCCTGCTTGGCCTTCCAGTGTATCGTTACCCACTCGACCAACGAGGTTATCGGCACCCTCACCACCTAATAAATGGTCATCTCCCTCATCACCATCAAGGTAGTCATCGCCAGCATCACCATAAATGGTGTCATTACCTTCACGACCCCACACTTCGTCATTGCCTTCACCTCCATGAATTTCATCATCATATTGACGATAGCCAGTTAAAATATCTTTACCTGAGGTTCCATGGGTTACAACAATATCTTCCACTTGCAAATCGGTTAATGTTGATCCGTCAAAGAACTGGAATTCATTAATCTTGAAATAATCAGCACGTGTATCAAATTCTACAAACCAATTTTGAATGGTAATTTGATCTGAACCATTGGTATGTTTAATCAGCATGTCATTCCCATGACGTTCAAATAATAAATCATTTGCGCTGATACCATCACCAAATATTAGAACATCATTAGATGGAGCAATATTACTAAATATCTCATCCGGTCTGGTTTCAATAATCAGATCTTTCCCATCTCCCAAATTAAATCGATATGTTTCTGATCCATTTGAACCATAAAGCGTATCATCACCTTTGCCGCCAGTCATATCGTTGGACCGAAAATCCCACACATCGGTAGTAGCAACCAATGTGTCATTACCATCACCACCGCTTAAGGTATCCTCCCCTAAACTTTGGAGATAATCATTGCCAGCACCGCCATTTAACTGGCCACTACCTTCAATGTAGTCATCTCCCGCATCGCCCGATAAAATACCGTTACCGTATAGCTCATCATTATCATCCCCACCATTCAATATATCGTTGCCGCTATTACCATACAGTCGGTCTTGACCAGCGCCACCATAAAGCACATCGTCTCCATTTCCTCCTTTTAGCGTATCGTCACCGGCTTCGCCGTAAAGTGTGTCCGATCCACTGTCACCAGATATGTCATCATTTCCTTCTGCACCATTGAGATAGTCATTGCCATTGCCGCCTATTAATACATCATCACCAAGGCCTGCATCCACTTGGTCATCTCCATCTGCTGCAGTAATTTGATCATCACCTGCGCCCGACTGAATTACATCATTTAAAGCATGGCCTTCAATTTCATCCCTTAAATCTGTTCCTGTTAAGACAAGCGATAGAATATCCGCATAGTAAAGTATTTCACCACTGGAAAATTCAATTGAATCAATGGCGGTTCCAGGAATCGAGCCATCTGAATTAAATTGCCCTTCGATTCTTAGCAAGACATTTTTCTGAGATTCAGGATGGTTAATTTGGCGTGCTGATTCTTCCTGCTTATTCAGGACAATCATTGCGTCACCAACTCTACGAAATATCAAATCTTCTTTGTTTAAGTCAGGCAGATAGAGTGAATCAGAACCCGAAGAGTCTGTAATTGAGTCATTACCCTCTCCATTCGAATACACAAATTGATCATCCCCCGCATCGCCTTTTAGAAGGTCATTTCCTTTGCCACCTGCTAGGACATCGTTTCCTAGACCACCATAAAGTGTATCATCACCATCCTCTCCATTTATCTGATCGTTACCGCTATTGCCTTTAACGATATCATTACCCGCGCCAGCACTAATGTTGTCATCAGAGTCATAGCCTATTAGCTCTTGATTTTCATTCGTGCCTGCTAGCACTCTGAGTTTAACTGAATCAATATCCCAAGTTGTACCATCTTCGAATTTCAATACATCGATCAATCGGGTTTGATCAGTCGCATCGGAAATGAAGAAGTCCTTAACCACCGTTAAACCAAGGGGGATCTGTACATTTAGGTCATTTCCGTTGCGAACTAATGCAACCATATCCGGTGCTACATCAGGTGCGAATTGAATAGTATCAATTGAGTTCTCACCGTCGTAATCTATATTCCAGATAGTATTAGTTCCTGCCACATTGGCAATAAGATATGTATCATTACCGTATCCGCCATAAGCAATATCATCACCCTCGCCAAGATTGAGGACGTCATCACCTTCGCCCGCATTTAGAATATCTTGCCCATCTCCACCGAGCAGCGTATCGTTTCCGGCTCCACCATCTATTGCGTCGTTCCCAGCACCACCATCAACATGGTCATCCCCAGCTTCACCTGCTAAGTTATCTTGACCAAGTCCACCCAGTAGAGTGTCACTTCCATCCCCTCCTAATATATGATCATTGCCATCCTGACCGTAGATTTGGTCATCACCGCCTTGGCCATAAGCAGAATCATCGCCACCTAAAAGATGAACAACGTCACTAGTATCCATTGCATGGATAACATCAGCATCTTCTGTACTCACCAATATTGCAGCCAGCACATCATCATAGGTAACAAATGAGCCATCATTTAACTCGATGGAAATTTGATACTGATCACCAGGGGCAAAATAATTATAGACTTGTAAACTACCATTTGAAGTGGGTAAGGAAATATTTAGATGATTACTTACCTTGCGAATTAGCAAGTCCGAACGTTCAATCCCAGCTCCTAATTTCAACACATTCGATTCATCACCACTCGCATAATCCTGAACGAAGTCGTGACCATCACCAACTGTATAAATATAGGTGTCGGAGCCTCTTCCACCTTTTAAAGTATCATCACCCTTTCCGCCAATAATAGTATCGGAGAATTGATTTCCATTTATCGTATCATTCCCACCATTACCAATGATTGTATTATCTGTATAAAGGCCTGTTAAAGAGTCACTATTCTCAGTGCCTATCAACGTTAATTGGGCAAGTTGAACACTAGATAATTGCGAACCATCAAAAAGGGTAAGAGACCAGTTTTGAGAATAAGTATTACCTTTAAAGAATTCCGATAGAGTAATTTGATCGCTTGAATTTCCGACGAAATCTAGAATAAGGTCATTACCGCTTCGACTGCCTACTAAGTCAGTAGCAGTGATACCTTCACCCAATTCAACGATGTTATTACCGTCACCGTCTGAAAGAGCATCAATGCCATCACCAAGATTAAACTTAAATCGGTCGTTACCTTCATTCCCCCTTAGGATATCATTCCCGGTACCACCAATCAGTACATCATCACCATCACCGCCAAATAAAAAGTCATGACCATCACCACCAACTATTGTATCATCTCCCTCATCACCATAGATTCGGTCATTGCCAGCACCACCTGAAAGGTTATCGTCACCACCTTTGCCAAATAGAGCATCATCTCCACCTAGTGTATTAATGGAGTCGTTATTTAATGTGGCGTGATAAACGTCTGAATTTTCAGTAATGTCTTGGTTTACTGAATTAAAGGTATCGACTCGAATATCAATTTTTGAACCATCGTCAAGTACAAGCTCTTGAACGTGATGGTTGTTAACACCTTCATTCGTAAATTGTCCTTCGACTCTAATACTGCCACCCGTATTTTGGAATCGAATTAGGAGATCATCCCCCTGCCTATTGAGTATTAGCTCAGACTCTGTTATGCCGTGAATTAAGATAGAATCCGCTGCATTGTCCGAGCTATCGTTATAAATTGAGTCATTACCATCCCCAATGCTATAAACATACTGATCCTTACCCAGACCACCCTTTAATCGATCATCGCCTAAGCCACCAAGAATTGTATCGTCCCCGGCACCGGCTTCAATCTCGTCATCACCCATTAAGCCGTTCAGCCAATCATTTTCTGATGTCCCAACCACTTGATCATCATACATTGTTGCACCAGCAACAAAATTGAGTAACCGTTCGGCTGATAATCTCAATTTTGCTTCTAGATCTTGATCTATCTGTCCAATGTATCCTTCAAACAGAGTATCAATAATATCTATTCCGATATAATCTCTAACCTGTTGTTTAAATGCCGTAATTGATTGGCCTTCATTGTTACTGAATGAAGTTCCTTCATAGGGACTTAAACCATCGATCATCAGATACAGTTCGGCTAGGAGATCTTGACTGTCGGCTTCGGTGAAGTCACCTAGGTCATAGAGCAGTTTCTCTGTTAACACATCAAAGTTAATTGTCGTTTCACCTTGGTCATCCGATGTGTACACAATGGTGTCGTAGTATTCCTTTAGGTGTGTCTGCCCCACTAGTTGGCTGTATATGGTACTGGAGAACTGCTGGAATAAGCGCTCATACAGTTCGGTATATTGCCATCCACCACCGCGAGGATCTGGCAGTTCATATCCATAAAATGCTTCCAGTGTGTGAATCTTTCTCCTATCAATTAAAGATTGATAGTGTTGCTCATACTCACCTGTTTCACCTACCCATTGGAACAAAATAGACTCTAGAAGAGTACTTCGTTCATCTACGCTATTGGCCTGTGAAAATTGTTCCACAAGGGCTTTTAGCTGACCACTTTCATCATTGGCCATAGCAATGTGTAATGATGCAACATTACCCGATCCAGAAATACCAGGTAGTTCCGCAATATCATCAGGAATGCTTGTGGAATCAGTATTGCCATTATCCTGAGTATTTGTGTCAAACCAGACATCCGTCATTTCACGCTCAACACCATTCCCTAACTTATAACTACCAATTTGTGCGTGCGCATTACCAAATACATCAGTACTGTTCGAGTCTCTGTAAGCCAACCCAAGTTCTGCAATATTTAGTTCTTGTAGTGATTTTAGTTCACCCGAATCTACAACTCCGTTGGAGTTAACATCCTGCCAAACTCTCAGATCATTGAAATTATCATCAGAACTACTGATTATTCCATCTAAATTGCTGTCGAGTTCTGCCAATGCAACAAAACCATTTTCGGCATTATTTCCCGCCCTAAGTGCCGTATTGTTACCAAATAACTCCGAGCCATTATCAATTAAACCATTATTATTTTTATCGAATACTAGAAGTCCATCATCTTTAGCGACCCAACCAGTTAGCTCACTAAAACCGGAATTATCTAAATCAAAGTGCACGTTTTGATCTTGACCGATAGTTTCAATACCATCACCATCTAGGTCAAGTATTAAGGGGCTCGCTGGAGTTGGTGGAGGGTTGGGCAAAGGTGGTGGTTTTGGTTTACTTTTTTCAATCAGTCGGATACCTAAATCACCGTCCGAGTAACCTTCAACAGTTACTTCTCCGTTAATTGACAGCGTTGACCCACTTAAAGAGTATTGTAGCGTTTCACCGGTCCACCGATTGTGAGATTCAAATACACCACTGCCATACTCTGTCTCATACGCAGAACTTAAGCGCCACCATAAACCACCTGCATATCCCGGGAGATCCCCCTGGGCACTTGACTGAAAGTAAATAGTTCCACGACCATCTAAATCATTAATGACATCCAAAGTGTCAACAAAATAGAAGTCATATCCATTACCGCCTTCTAAACGATCCGAAACAAAATCATCTTGTAACCAGTAAATATCGTTAAGCTTGTCATAGTAAGCTCCACCTCCCAATGCATCGCGGCCTACATCACCACGAATCGTGTCAGAGCCTTTGCCCCCGGCTAGGATATCACTGCCGCCACCTCCAAGCACTTCGTCATCACCGTCACCGCCCATCATTCTATCATCGCCTTCGTTGCCAGATAGAATATCGTTACCATCACCACCATTTAAGCGATCATTTCCATCGCCAGCGGTTAATATATCGGCGCCTTCGTCACCATATAGATCATCATTACCATTACCCCCTAATATTAAATCATCTCCACTTCCTCCGTAGAGGGTATCATCCCCCTCACCGCCCCTAATCTCATCATTTTCTTCATCGCCTTTAATTGTGTCATTGCCATCATCACCGTACAAGGTATCTTCACCCTGACCTCCCTCAATAACATCTTCTCCATTGCCACCTTCAATAGTATCCTTGCCTTCACCACCTAATACGGTATCATCATCATCACCGGCTTCAATCTGATCGTTCCCTTCATCTCCCTCAATGGTGTCTTCACCTTTACCACCATAAATTATATCGTCACCACCCTTTCCTTTTATTTCATCATTTCCATCTTCACCGCTTAATGTATCCTTACCGGTTCCTCCATCCATTTTATCGTCATATGTAGTGCCTGTAATCGTATCATCTCCAGCTCCACCAAAGTAGGAGATACCATTTTGCACCTTATCTTTTAATTGGCGATGATCACTCAAATCTACGCCCGTTACAGTTTCATAACCCGATAACTCATCGTTTCCGTCTGAGCCATATAATAGTGGCTTGTCGCCATCTAAAAATTGAGTTACACCATTCGCAAACAGTCTATCTGTTAGCGTTTCCATTTTTCCATATAAGGATGCTAACAATAGTGGACTTGGAAGAATAGCATTTGCAGTATCGTTTTGATAATCACTGTATGTATATGTTGTGGTTGTACGTGAACCTGTAAATCCAATTTCTACTTGATGACCAATACCACTAGGATCCACTGTCTTCTCTAAAAATGGATTACCCAGGATGGCTGTAAGGTCATCCGAACCAAAATCAAAGTTTTCTGTTCCAGTATTGCTGAACGGGATGACAGCAAAATTCTCGATATAACGATTCCCATTGGCATCGATTACAAATGTTGCGTTGTCATCAATTTCAAATGCAACAGTATTCCATACATAAACCCGGTCTTCGTAGTCCCCTGCACCATCATCATATGCCCATTGTTGCTGTTTGATTATGGCCTCAGAGGTTCCTATCATGTCTCGGAACGTCTTATCGTTCTCTTTATATCTGCCCGGTGGCAAACCTGATGTTGTTGGTGAAAAAAAAAGTTTAACTATTTCAAAAAAAGCGGGTGAAGCGAACCGCCCTGGACCAGAATCCATATAATCATTTATATTAACTGAATGCTGTGTTGGACCTGCACCCGATGTGCGAGTATAAGAATCATTTGCCAAGTCACTTGGTGTATTAGTGGTACCATATAGGTAAAGATTGGTAACTTCTTCCGAGCTAAGTACAGTCATGATTTTAAATCCTTGTATAATGAATAGTCTAAATGCCCGACCAAGGCGTTCCACAGTTCGTTAAGGCCACGAAAGACTCTGTTTCACTAACGATCAAGTCATTATTTTTATCTCGATACCTAACCAGGTATGGAATATGAACAAATGTGTTAAAACGTCCTATTAGTTTTTCATGCCAGTGCGGCTTATATCCCTGCTTTCCTGTATCTGACAAAGAACAGCAATTCATATTTATTGATTGAAACTGCTCAATAGATTTATAATAAACAGGGTCAGGGGGGCGATTTCTTTTAACTATTGTATTGGGTTTGTTTTTCCACTCATAGTAATCAATTATTGGTGGGTAAGTATTTATTATATATTGAATCCCTTTCTTAATTTTTTGATCTTCTGTCATATAACTATCGGTCTCTGAGCAATAACCCAAATAGTTTTTCACTGAGAAATTTAATAGAAGTATTATTGAAGCGACAATTACAGATACAACGAACACACATAAAAATCTTGTTAAAATCAATTCCAACTCCAACTCTAGTTACATCCCAAGGAGATTTCTCAGTTAAGATTTTGGCAACCTATTATTTTGATAATCAGTATCTAAGACATCCATCCAGGAATATTCTCAATTGACATTAGATTATTTTTGATTCATTTTGCCTTCCAAGTTTTTCTAGCCTGGATTGATATTAAAAATAAATAGCGTTTAAACCCCCTTCACTAGACAATTTATTATTATTTTATTACAACCTAGAATTTTTAATTTTACAGGTTTCGTGAAACTTTCAATCACCGCCCCCAAAATGCTATCTTTCTCGAATACTTTCGCTCTTGGCTTTTAACAAAGGCGCCAGGAAAAACTCTATTATCCTACGATTTCCAGTTTTCATTTCTGCTGTAACAGCCATGCCGGGCATCAACTTGACCTCTCTGCCATTTACAACAATGGTATTTTTCTCCATCAACACCCGCATGCTATAAATAAGACCTCGTTTTTCATCGACAATAGCATCGTCAGATATGGTCATTACTTGACCATCTATTACGCCGTACTTAGTAAATGGAAAGGTATGAATCTTTATTTCTGACTTTATACCTTCTTCAACAAAGCCAATGTCTTTGTTTTCCAAAAAAACTTCGACTTCTAATTGCTCTTCCTCTGGCACTAACAGCATGAGTTGTTGAGCTTCAGTGACAACGCCACCAACAGTAGCAATCGCTAATTCTTGGATCTGTCCCGATACTGGCGCATAGAGAATTTGCCTATTATCCAGATCAGAGGCTTTGGTTAGCTCTTCCTGTAATACGGCAATCTCTCTATTAGCCGCCATGATCTCTGCCAGCTGCTCTTTACGTGTTTGAGCTTCAAGTACATTAATTTGCTGTTTAATTTCTTCTGCAGCAGCAATATATTTCTGGTGGCGTTTTTTTTCTGAAGCTAAATCTTGAACCAGAAGAATAAACTCCTGCTCTACTTCCAGCAACTCATTTTCCGATACATAATTTTTACTCTGCAAAGCTTGCATAGAGTCTCTGCGCTTAGTAATGATCGGTAAAGTTTGCTGCAATTTTTTGATTTGCTCCTGACTCACCCCTTGTTCAGACTGTGTGCGCCTTAAAGAGCTTTGTAAGCCTTTACGTTGGCTTTCGTATTGCTCCCACCGTTGCCAGAGAAGTCTTTTGTTAAGCTCAATATCATACTCATTTGCCTCAGCAGGCGGCTCTAGTAAGGTAGGTGATGACCTTAGGTCATGATTACTAGTGGTAATAGATGTATTAAGTAGATACAGAAAAGTTTTACTTACAGATTTTCTAAACTGCACACTACTTAGCTCTCCAGCAAGGCGCGATCTATCAGCACCAGTAACAGTGCTATCTAGCTCAATAAGAGGCTGGCCTTTTTCAACTCGCTGACCTTCAGTTACATGTATGGCTTTAATCACACCTTTTTCCAGTGGCTGAATCTGCTTTACCCGAGAACTAGGGATAATTTTACCTTCTGCAGATGCTACTATATTGATCTCGCCAACACACGCCCAAGCAATACCTATCACAAGAAGCAGCATAAGAGATCGCCCCAGCCATTTAGCTAGTGGATTTGGTGGAGATTCCTGAATTTCTAATGCTGGTGGCAAGAATGCTGCCAGCTCTTGAGTTTTATGCTGATCGCCTAATTTATCTCGATTCAACCAAGCATCTTTTAATACACTCCATGCATTCATTAAATTTCCTCCTCAAGAACAAGTGGAAATTTGGGACGCTCTAAAGGTATTCGCCCTGTTGATTCAAACTTTCCTGTAACTGGCTTAAGATTGGGAGTATGGTTTTGGTAGCTATAGAGTTTGGCATAATAACCATTCTGCTCAATCAGATGATCATGATTCCCTTGCTCTACAGTCCGGCCTTTATCCATAACAATAATACGGTCACACTGCCTAACAGTACTTAGCCGATGGGCGATAACAAACACGGTACGATCTTTACAAATGGCTGCCATATTGTCTTGTACAATACGTTCTGACTCGTAATCCAAAGCACTAGTGGCTTCATCAAAAATCAAAATACGTGGATTGCCTATTAGGGCTCTGGCAATAGCCAGACGTTGGCGCTGACCTCCAGATAAGTTACTGCCCTGCTCACCCACCATATTGTCATAACCTTCCGGCAGATCAACAATGAAGTCATGAGCACCTGCCATTTTGGCAGCAGCAATAATACGCTCCATAGGGATAGAGGGGTCAGCCAAAGCAATATTTTCGCGAATGGTACGATTAAATAGGAAGTTTTCTTGCAGCACGACACCTACTTGCTTGCGCAACCAAGCTGTGTCGACCATGGACAGATCAACTCCATCTAGTAAAACACGACCCGACTCGGGGATATACAAGCGTTGTATCAGCTTAGTGATAGTACTCTTACCTGAACCTGAGCGACCAACAATACCGATCACTTCGCCGGGCTTTATCTGCAGGTTAATATCATCAAGAATCACTGGCCCATCAGAACGATAACGGAACTTTACATGTTCTAACGAGACAGTACCTTTGAGAGAAGGTAAACGCGACCGGTTAGGGTTAAAGCCTGGCTCTTTAGGCGTGTTAAGAATATCTCCTAGGCGAGCAATAGATATACCGGCTTGCTGAAAGTCTTGCCACAACTGAACTAATTTCAGAATGGGACCACTAACCCGGCCAGCCAGCATATTAAAAGCGACGAGCTGTCCTACAGTGATGCCACCATCAATCACCAAATGTGCACCGATCCAGATAATGCCGAGAGTCATCAGCTTATTTATCAGCCCCGCTACCTGTCCTGCTACATTGCTAAGATTCTGACTTCGAAAAGAAGCATGCACGTAGCTGGAAAGATGGTCCTCCAGCTTACGTCGCATCTGTGGCTCAACTGCAACAGATTTAACCGTCCCAATACCTGTGATTGATTCAGTTAAAAACGCAGTATTGGCAGCACCATGTTTAAATTTTTCATCTAACCTACGACGTAGAATCGGGGTAATAAATATTGACAACAACACGTAAAATGGAATGGTGGCTAACACTACCCATGTTAATGTCGAACTGTAGTACCACATCACCGCCAGGAAAACGAACACAAAAAATAGATCTATCACCAGAGTGAGGGCCGTACCGGTGATAAAATTACGAATGGTATCCAGCTCACGGACACGGGCTACGTTCTGGCCTACCTGACGAGATTCAAAGTAAGCTAGCGGTAAGCTCATCAAGTGATTATAGAGACGTGAACCCAGCTCTACATCCACTCTATTGGTAGTATGACTAAAAATATAATTGCGGATACCACCCAACAAAGCTTCAAACACCACAACCACAGCGAACCCTACCGCCAAAACATCCAGTGTGGTGAACCCTCTGTGCACTAAGACTTTATCCATCACCACCTGAAAGAACAATGGTGTCACTAAGGCGAATAATTGAAGGAAGAAGGAGGCAATCAGCACTTCAGCAAATAGCTTACGATACTTGACAAGTGATGGTATAAACCAAGAGATATCGAACCTTTGCTGCAAGCTTTCGGCCAAGGTATGACGTCGTGTTACCGCAATTAGCTCTCCAGACCAGAGGGACGCAAATTCACGTGCGCCAATA
This DNA window, taken from Microbulbifer sp. GL-2, encodes the following:
- a CDS encoding type I secretion system permease/ATPase, with amino-acid sequence MDTGLNCLVAIARFHQLPAEPDQLKHEFVKSGKKFSDTEILLAAKSLTLKAKRLTLSLADIKNSLLPAIAKAQDGSYFIVARSSGDDLAVSSKSRTGDEPGASLLIHDLREDAPRSIGAREFASLWSGELIAVTRRHTLAESLQQRFDISWFIPSLVKYRKLFAEVLIASFFLQLFALVTPLFFQVVMDKVLVHRGFTTLDVLAVGFAVVVVFEALLGGIRNYIFSHTTNRVDVELGSRLYNHLMSLPLAYFESRQVGQNVARVRELDTIRNFITGTALTLVIDLFFVFVFLAVMWYYSSTLTWVVLATIPFYVLLSIFITPILRRRLDEKFKHGAANTAFLTESITGIGTVKSVAVEPQMRRKLEDHLSSYVHASFRSQNLSNVAGQVAGLINKLMTLGIIWIGAHLVIDGGITVGQLVAFNMLAGRVSGPILKLVQLWQDFQQAGISIARLGDILNTPKEPGFNPNRSRLPSLKGTVSLEHVKFRYRSDGPVILDDINLQIKPGEVIGIVGRSGSGKSTITKLIQRLYIPESGRVLLDGVDLSMVDTAWLRKQVGVVLQENFLFNRTIRENIALADPSIPMERIIAAAKMAGAHDFIVDLPEGYDNMVGEQGSNLSGGQRQRLAIARALIGNPRILIFDEATSALDYESERIVQDNMAAICKDRTVFVIAHRLSTVRQCDRIIVMDKGRTVEQGNHDHLIEQNGYYAKLYSYQNHTPNLKPVTGKFESTGRIPLERPKFPLVLEEEI
- a CDS encoding HlyD family type I secretion periplasmic adaptor subunit, whose translation is MNAWSVLKDAWLNRDKLGDQHKTQELAAFLPPALEIQESPPNPLAKWLGRSLMLLLVIGIAWACVGEINIVASAEGKIIPSSRVKQIQPLEKGVIKAIHVTEGQRVEKGQPLIELDSTVTGADRSRLAGELSSVQFRKSVSKTFLYLLNTSITTSNHDLRSSPTLLEPPAEANEYDIELNKRLLWQRWEQYESQRKGLQSSLRRTQSEQGVSQEQIKKLQQTLPIITKRRDSMQALQSKNYVSENELLEVEQEFILLVQDLASEKKRHQKYIAAAEEIKQQINVLEAQTRKEQLAEIMAANREIAVLQEELTKASDLDNRQILYAPVSGQIQELAIATVGGVVTEAQQLMLLVPEEEQLEVEVFLENKDIGFVEEGIKSEIKIHTFPFTKYGVIDGQVMTISDDAIVDEKRGLIYSMRVLMEKNTIVVNGREVKLMPGMAVTAEMKTGNRRIIEFFLAPLLKAKSESIRER